One genomic region from Brachionichthys hirsutus isolate HB-005 chromosome 24, CSIRO-AGI_Bhir_v1, whole genome shotgun sequence encodes:
- the f7l gene encoding coagulation factor VII, whose amino-acid sequence MASVSSETKRLFFLRLLIASLPACTGLPGGEVFVSRPEASVFLRRTRRANYLFEELKRGNVERECHEEKCSYEEAREIFPLPQQLEAFWRKYTAADHCLSSPCKNGATCTRRVEAYVCKCAPGFHGHNCDKARRTSNGCRYRNGGCEHFCRESPDRSHVCFCAPGYNLHRNNATCLPQGAVACGRPQVHFAPRVINGQICPKGHCPWQALITENHAYICGAIVLSDQWVLTAAHCVWAKPDSVFHVTVGEHDRQTVERTEQERRVIKVIVHLGYNKTSHDKDLAMLKLHRPVKLGQYVVPICLPAKNSSFSRTMATIRHSTVSGWGRLSRYGPPARYLQKLVLPRVPQQECRLHTRLNITRNMLCAGLRNGGQDACEGDSGGPLATRYKKTWFLTGVVSWGKGCANENLYGVYTRVSNFLSWIEDIMSTS is encoded by the exons ATGGCATCCGTCAGCAGCGAAACGAAGCGACTCTTCTTCCTACGACTCCTCATCGCttctctcccagcatgcactgggctTCCTGGAG GAGAAGTGTTTGTGAGCCGACCGGAAGCCAGTGTTTTCCTGCGTCGCACCCGCCGAGCAAACTACCTGTTTGAGGAGCTGAAGCGAGGCAACGTGGAGCGGGAGTGTCACGAGGAGAAATGCTCCTACGAGGAGGCGAGGGAGATCTTTCCCCTGCCTCAGCAGCTG GAAGCCTTCTGGAGGAAGTACACAG CGGCGGATCATTGCCTGTCGTCTCCCTGCAAGAACGGCGCCACCTGCACCCGGCGCGTCGAAGCCTACGTCTGCAAATGCGCCCCCGGTTTCCATGGACACAACTGTGATAAAG CCCGTCGGACCTCCAATGGTTGTCGCTATAGAAACGGAGGATGCGAGCATTTCTGCAGAGAGTCTCCAGATCGTTCTCACGTGTGTTTCTGCGCTCCGGGCTACAATCTTCATCGGAACAACGCCACCTGCCTTCCTCAAG GTGCTGTGGCCTGTGGACGACCTCAGGTACACTTTGCCCCCAGGGTGATTAATGGGCAGATCTGCCCCAAAGGACACTGCCCATGGCAG GCGCTGATAACCGAAAACCACGCGTACATCTGCGGGGCGATCGTCCTGTCCGACCAGTGGGTTTTAACCGCGGCGCACTGCGTTTGGGCGAAACCTGACAGCGTCTTCCACGTCACCGTCG GTGAACACGACCGGCAGACGGTCGAGAGGACGGAGCAGGAGCGCCGGGTGATCAAGGTGATCGTCCACCTCGGCTACAACAAAACGAGCCACGACAAAGACCTGGCCATGCTGAAGCTCCACCGCCCGGTGAAACTGGGCCAGTACGTGGTGCCCATTTGTCTCCCAGCCAAGAACAGCTCCTTCAGCCGAACAATGGCCACCATCCGGCACTCCACCGTGTCCGGTTGGGGCCGCCTGTCGCGCTACGGGCCCCCGGCTCGATACCTCCAGAAGCTGGTGCTGCCGAGAGTCCCCCAGCAGGAGTGCCGCCTCCACACCAGGCTAAACATCACCAGGAACATGCTCTGTGCCGGGCTGAGGAACGGGGGCCAGGACGCCTGCGAGGGGGACAGCGGCGGTCCTTTGGCGACGCGCTACAAGAAAACCTGGTTCCTGACGGGCGTGGTGAGCTGGGGGAAAGGCTGCGCCAATGAAAACCTGTACGGCGTCTACACCAGGGTCAGCAACTTCCTGAGCTGGATCGAGGACATCATGTCCACAAGCTGA